The following are encoded together in the Ooceraea biroi isolate clonal line C1 chromosome 2, Obir_v5.4, whole genome shotgun sequence genome:
- the LOC105282908 gene encoding 28S ribosomal protein S36, mitochondrial isoform X3: MMASKAWKVVQPHVPLIKFRKGTHNPVVAGATAAPSARPVPTQQSQSTGSATGPGVIALPTIEDVYLPPRYQRRPIDQREIDYINRGGPE, translated from the exons ATGATGGCAAGCAAGGCGTGGAAG GTAGTCCAACCGCACGTGCCGCTGATCAAGTTCCGCAAGGGCACCCATAATCCAG TAGTGGCAGGCGCGACGGCGGCGCCATCTGCACGGCCAGTGCCGACCCAGCAGTCGCAGAGCACGGGCAGCGCGACGGGCCCCGGCGTGATCGCACTGCCGACGATAGAAGACGTTTACCTGCCGCCGCGATACCAGAGACGACCGATAGACCAGAGGGAAATTGATTATATCAAC CGTGGCGGACCGGAATGA
- the LOC105282908 gene encoding 28S ribosomal protein S36, mitochondrial isoform X4 → MMASKAWKVVQPHVPLIKFRKGTHNPVAGATAAPSARPVPTQQSQSTGSATGPGVIALPTIEDVYLPPRYQRRPIDQREIDYINRGGPE, encoded by the exons ATGATGGCAAGCAAGGCGTGGAAG GTAGTCCAACCGCACGTGCCGCTGATCAAGTTCCGCAAGGGCACCCATAATCCAG TGGCAGGCGCGACGGCGGCGCCATCTGCACGGCCAGTGCCGACCCAGCAGTCGCAGAGCACGGGCAGCGCGACGGGCCCCGGCGTGATCGCACTGCCGACGATAGAAGACGTTTACCTGCCGCCGCGATACCAGAGACGACCGATAGACCAGAGGGAAATTGATTATATCAAC CGTGGCGGACCGGAATGA
- the LOC105282908 gene encoding 28S ribosomal protein S36, mitochondrial isoform X1: MPQVTCIFLQVVQPHVPLIKFRKGTHNPVVAGATAAPSARPVPTQQSQSTGSATGPGVIALPTIEDVYLPPRYQRRPIDQREIDYINRGGPE, translated from the exons ATGCCGCAGGTAACGTGCATCTTTTTGCAGGTAGTCCAACCGCACGTGCCGCTGATCAAGTTCCGCAAGGGCACCCATAATCCAG TAGTGGCAGGCGCGACGGCGGCGCCATCTGCACGGCCAGTGCCGACCCAGCAGTCGCAGAGCACGGGCAGCGCGACGGGCCCCGGCGTGATCGCACTGCCGACGATAGAAGACGTTTACCTGCCGCCGCGATACCAGAGACGACCGATAGACCAGAGGGAAATTGATTATATCAAC CGTGGCGGACCGGAATGA
- the LOC105282908 gene encoding 28S ribosomal protein S36, mitochondrial isoform X2 yields the protein MPQVTCIFLQVVQPHVPLIKFRKGTHNPVAGATAAPSARPVPTQQSQSTGSATGPGVIALPTIEDVYLPPRYQRRPIDQREIDYINRGGPE from the exons ATGCCGCAGGTAACGTGCATCTTTTTGCAGGTAGTCCAACCGCACGTGCCGCTGATCAAGTTCCGCAAGGGCACCCATAATCCAG TGGCAGGCGCGACGGCGGCGCCATCTGCACGGCCAGTGCCGACCCAGCAGTCGCAGAGCACGGGCAGCGCGACGGGCCCCGGCGTGATCGCACTGCCGACGATAGAAGACGTTTACCTGCCGCCGCGATACCAGAGACGACCGATAGACCAGAGGGAAATTGATTATATCAAC CGTGGCGGACCGGAATGA